In Candidatus Defluviibacterium haderslevense, the following are encoded in one genomic region:
- a CDS encoding T9SS type A sorting domain-containing protein, with protein MKKLISIVILLSVWAEIGLSQCNFFPSFSPDPRPQYNSFSSEAGCEVIKFTVTPWFDDQGQYPLVGEAMIYIESNKPMTVVNLGKFTQQNYYQNGKLMGVLYKYTFSLNQFDPFLPESFELSDDIGIPFCHVYYYYKCPNQANYTTNANLTYASSTGPVVNGSLNQLITNGVLTLASTSCQGPTKFTVNGNLDIDVPNYCGIGQGTYLAGAAHIRMTAGSSITVKSGNTFNLKDNYIIACDGQRWNSIIVEPGATLNVINTTFDNGHFEINALAGSRVTCQGSTFKDGAIGINAENGAIINSDDCDFVFTGAFKSFYPNEPPIVGNRTFAGIKADFAHIKVSNGSTFSNLLNGIWGDNSNIDDYGSTYSNFWDYGTNNYSTGSGAVFNGNGIHSISAVGNKLSVEGSTFNVGNTGIYTKGVNCTDIKQNTMPYVLTGMYFDQSPGRNFNIMQNTINATSRGMIFGWTGVVNSIVVNDQNNINLIGENSVGIDLFEVGGPNKYIHNNNISIGPGYIGINHNNSQNTWMYNNSIFSNGAGSQKTFGISILGKENALTACNLLSSSMNCQNVGLFVSQSSNNADLGNYATGWYYDYQFLGTSLGTFFSSNRMGNANHGLILGYQEPGNTNSARIGPQVHLANRWTGNHTRGAYHYGNVQDRIASKFTVNDQDPNNPDLKPNNVDELVSIQLFAKDNNPIALNFSCLGIGSGNPNPFTRAFPRSDDYFIVNNDFDNNNDWGSRIWTDRRQLYRELLNKYEQGNGNSIPQSFNTFFNQYTNTTVGQFELVEHDLSSLFQNQSMNQIIINSNVESIVSLEEEINDLLIEIRDHPENIDIPATHLLIDNLTNQRNAINISKNNLASINNTSILSGLNQLLATNNSIQVSEIYEQNQKSVNTIMLDKMISGLWSFNESEKAQIESIAVQCPYIGGEGVYRARALAANYCVNRYNDEITCTSALPVEKLDSRIKDTSNEIVIFPNPVNDELTIMNNKQLITKIAISSLEGKVVSSNEVQEGVNQINIHTDGFNSGIYLAEISLMDGSIVFKKFYKK; from the coding sequence ATGAAAAAATTAATTTCTATAGTAATATTATTAAGTGTATGGGCTGAAATAGGTCTATCACAGTGCAATTTTTTTCCAAGTTTTAGTCCAGATCCTAGACCACAATACAATAGTTTTTCATCAGAAGCAGGTTGTGAAGTTATTAAGTTTACAGTAACACCTTGGTTTGATGATCAAGGTCAATATCCACTGGTGGGTGAGGCAATGATTTATATAGAATCTAACAAGCCAATGACTGTTGTTAATTTAGGCAAATTTACGCAACAAAATTATTATCAGAATGGTAAATTAATGGGAGTTCTATATAAATATACCTTTTCATTAAATCAATTTGATCCTTTCTTACCGGAATCTTTTGAACTAAGTGATGATATTGGTATTCCATTTTGCCATGTGTATTACTATTATAAATGTCCAAATCAAGCTAATTATACTACTAATGCAAATTTAACATACGCTAGTAGTACAGGGCCTGTCGTTAATGGCTCATTAAACCAATTAATTACCAATGGTGTATTGACTCTTGCCTCAACTTCATGTCAAGGTCCTACAAAATTTACTGTTAATGGTAATTTAGATATAGATGTGCCCAATTATTGTGGAATTGGCCAAGGGACATATTTAGCTGGAGCTGCACATATTAGAATGACTGCTGGTTCGTCAATAACTGTTAAGTCTGGAAACACGTTTAATCTCAAAGATAATTATATCATAGCATGCGATGGGCAAAGATGGAATAGTATTATTGTTGAGCCTGGTGCCACATTAAATGTCATTAATACAACTTTTGATAATGGTCATTTTGAAATCAATGCTTTGGCTGGATCTAGAGTAACATGTCAAGGATCAACTTTCAAAGATGGAGCAATCGGAATTAATGCAGAGAATGGGGCGATTATTAACTCAGACGATTGTGATTTTGTATTTACAGGCGCATTTAAATCTTTCTATCCGAATGAACCACCAATAGTTGGAAACAGAACCTTTGCTGGTATTAAAGCTGATTTCGCCCATATTAAAGTTTCAAATGGTTCGACTTTCTCAAACCTTTTAAATGGAATTTGGGGGGACAATTCAAATATTGATGATTATGGATCTACTTATTCGAATTTTTGGGACTATGGTACAAATAATTACAGTACAGGTTCTGGGGCAGTATTTAATGGGAATGGAATTCATTCCATCTCAGCCGTTGGTAATAAATTGAGTGTAGAAGGATCAACTTTCAATGTTGGGAATACAGGAATATATACAAAAGGAGTAAACTGCACCGATATAAAGCAAAATACTATGCCTTATGTTTTAACTGGAATGTATTTTGACCAAAGCCCGGGAAGGAATTTCAATATAATGCAAAATACCATAAACGCTACTAGCAGAGGAATGATATTCGGATGGACAGGAGTAGTGAATAGCATTGTGGTGAATGATCAGAACAATATAAATCTAATTGGTGAAAATAGTGTTGGTATAGACCTATTCGAAGTAGGCGGTCCAAATAAATACATTCATAATAATAATATATCAATTGGTCCAGGATATATTGGAATTAATCATAACAATAGTCAAAATACCTGGATGTATAACAATTCAATTTTTTCGAATGGTGCAGGATCTCAGAAGACATTTGGAATATCCATACTGGGTAAAGAAAATGCATTAACTGCTTGCAATCTATTATCTTCGAGTATGAATTGTCAGAATGTTGGACTATTTGTATCTCAGAGTTCGAATAATGCAGATCTTGGGAATTATGCCACTGGTTGGTATTATGACTATCAATTCTTAGGAACTTCTCTAGGTACGTTTTTTTCTTCGAATCGAATGGGGAATGCCAATCATGGTCTAATTCTAGGATATCAAGAACCTGGTAATACCAATAGTGCCAGAATCGGACCACAAGTACACTTAGCTAACCGTTGGACGGGAAATCATACAAGAGGAGCTTATCATTATGGTAATGTTCAAGATAGAATTGCTTCAAAATTCACAGTCAATGATCAAGATCCTAATAATCCAGATCTCAAGCCAAATAATGTAGATGAGTTAGTAAGTATTCAGTTGTTCGCAAAGGATAATAATCCAATTGCTCTCAATTTCTCTTGTTTGGGAATAGGTTCCGGAAATCCTAATCCATTCACTAGGGCCTTTCCTAGATCTGATGATTACTTTATTGTAAATAATGATTTCGATAATAATAATGATTGGGGTTCAAGAATATGGACAGATCGCAGACAATTATATAGGGAATTATTGAATAAGTATGAACAGGGGAATGGAAATTCTATTCCACAGAGTTTCAATACTTTTTTCAATCAATATACTAATACAACTGTGGGTCAATTTGAATTGGTTGAACATGATCTTTCCAGTTTATTTCAGAATCAATCCATGAATCAAATAATTATTAATTCCAATGTTGAAAGTATTGTTTCACTTGAGGAAGAAATAAATGACTTGTTGATTGAGATAAGAGATCATCCTGAGAATATTGATATTCCTGCCACACATTTATTGATTGATAATTTGACAAATCAAAGGAATGCAATAAACATTTCAAAAAATAATTTAGCATCAATAAATAATACTAGTATTCTAAGTGGATTAAATCAATTATTAGCTACAAATAATTCAATTCAAGTATCTGAAATCTATGAACAAAACCAGAAGTCAGTTAATACAATTATGTTAGATAAAATGATCTCTGGATTGTGGAGTTTTAATGAGTCAGAGAAAGCTCAAATAGAATCCATTGCTGTTCAATGTCCATATATTGGAGGAGAAGGGGTATATCGTGCTCGAGCTCTAGCAGCTAATTACTGTGTAAACCGTTATAATGATGAAATAACTTGTACAAGCGCACTGCCAGTTGAAAAATTAGATTCAAGAATAAAAGATACTAGCAATGAAATAGTTATATTTCCAAATCCTGTCAATGATGAACTTACCATTATGAATAATAAGCAACTTATTACTAAAATAGCAATAAGTAGTTTGGAAGGAAAAGTAGTTAGTTCAAATGAAGTTCAGGAAGGAGTAAATCAAATTAATATTCATACCGATGGATTTAATTCAGGTATTTATCTTGCTGAAATAAGTCTAATGGATGGAAGTATAGTTTTCAAAAAATTTTATAAAAAATAG
- a CDS encoding T9SS type A sorting domain-containing protein, which translates to MKKTLLFLLLPLLLSGQGKRDYVWLLGGSNSFIDDTNFYRFTLDFNKYPVGISRVKKDYRIHQNNASIADRNGNLLMYTTGCNVSDRLFRPMPNGKINEGFVANFYCKTEDYPLFNACLFIPSTIEENQYFLFHKFEEFDPDTALPGATVSKLLYSKIDLNSNNGFGDIVDKNIVAINKYLSGGDLTAAKNINNSDWWIVVPGRGNNSYYSLLFNSISIQETVESKVGLTMGIQDDGGSQSCFSPDGTKYARMVPSDGLYVMDFNRATGVLSNYMNIKTGKETNEYTVGVAFSPNSRFIYITTQVDLFQIDTWASDIPASLTLIDTWDGYVDEQIWAAQFGQMMLAPDCKIYMITRTSNRVMHVIHSPNEKGKACNFEQHGIHLPAWNHASIPNFVNYRLGYEPVCDSTMTMTWNPFPSEEAVVCYPNPVQDKIFVELLNRDKLIQSIEVLDITGQLIIYKSFQGINFKELLDLGNLESGIYLIKVRDKVGIEIIEKVIKK; encoded by the coding sequence ATGAAAAAGACATTATTGTTTTTATTACTTCCTCTACTATTGTCAGGTCAAGGAAAAAGAGATTATGTTTGGTTGCTAGGTGGTTCAAATTCCTTTATTGATGACACCAATTTCTATCGATTCACTTTAGACTTTAATAAATACCCTGTTGGAATTAGCAGAGTAAAAAAAGACTATCGCATTCATCAAAACAATGCCAGTATAGCTGATAGGAATGGCAATTTATTAATGTACACTACTGGATGTAATGTTTCAGATCGATTATTTCGGCCTATGCCAAATGGAAAGATTAATGAGGGCTTTGTGGCGAATTTTTATTGCAAAACTGAAGATTATCCCCTTTTTAATGCTTGCTTATTCATTCCTTCAACTATTGAAGAAAATCAATATTTTTTGTTTCATAAATTTGAAGAATTCGATCCTGATACTGCATTACCAGGAGCAACTGTCTCTAAATTGCTTTATTCTAAAATAGATCTCAATTCTAATAATGGATTTGGCGATATAGTAGATAAAAATATTGTAGCAATAAATAAGTATTTATCAGGAGGTGACCTAACTGCAGCTAAAAATATCAATAATAGCGATTGGTGGATAGTTGTTCCTGGTCGAGGTAATAATTCTTATTATTCATTACTATTTAATAGTATTAGTATTCAAGAAACAGTTGAATCTAAGGTTGGATTAACAATGGGCATTCAAGATGATGGTGGATCGCAGTCTTGTTTCTCTCCTGATGGTACTAAATATGCAAGAATGGTTCCAAGCGATGGCTTATATGTTATGGATTTTAATAGAGCAACTGGTGTATTATCCAATTATATGAATATAAAGACAGGCAAGGAAACAAACGAATATACTGTTGGAGTTGCTTTTTCACCTAATTCAAGGTTTATTTATATAACCACACAAGTTGATTTATTCCAAATAGATACCTGGGCATCCGATATTCCTGCTAGTCTTACTTTAATAGATACCTGGGATGGATATGTAGATGAACAAATCTGGGCAGCTCAATTCGGACAAATGATGCTAGCTCCTGACTGTAAGATCTATATGATAACACGAACGAGTAATCGGGTTATGCATGTGATTCATAGTCCCAATGAAAAAGGTAAAGCATGCAATTTCGAACAACATGGCATTCATCTGCCAGCCTGGAATCATGCTAGTATTCCCAACTTTGTGAATTATCGTTTGGGTTATGAACCTGTATGTGATAGTACTATGACCATGACTTGGAATCCTTTTCCATCAGAAGAGGCAGTTGTGTGTTATCCCAATCCGGTTCAGGATAAAATATTTGTTGAGTTATTGAATAGGGATAAATTGATTCAATCGATTGAAGTATTAGATATAACCGGACAGCTTATAATTTACAAATCTTTTCAAGGCATTAATTTTAAAGAGTTATTAGATTTGGGAAATCTTGAGTCTGGAATTTATTTGATTAAAGTTAGAGATAAAGTTGGGATAGAAATAATTGAGAAAGTTATTAAGAAATAA
- a CDS encoding GNAT family N-acetyltransferase → MSNNSAIIPFDFSKDYILEDDFVLLRPLEINDFNHLLTFAVDEPEIWKYSLLSGAGEEGLKKYITQAVEARQAHKEYPFIVYDKINQSYAGSTRFYDIQLAYHTLQLGYTWYGKKFQGTGLNKHCKFLLFTFAFEQMGFERVELRADNRNTRSKAAMQSIGCTVEGVLRRHMPAPEGGRRDSIVLSILDEEWKDSVKAMLRGKL, encoded by the coding sequence ATGTCAAATAATTCAGCAATCATTCCATTTGATTTTTCAAAAGACTATATATTGGAAGATGACTTTGTATTGCTGCGACCTTTGGAAATAAATGATTTCAACCATCTATTAACTTTTGCTGTGGATGAACCAGAGATTTGGAAATATTCTTTACTTTCCGGTGCCGGAGAAGAAGGCCTCAAGAAGTATATAACGCAAGCTGTGGAAGCCAGACAAGCGCATAAAGAATATCCCTTCATCGTCTATGATAAAATCAATCAATCGTATGCCGGTAGCACCCGCTTCTATGATATTCAGTTAGCTTATCACACTTTACAATTAGGATACACCTGGTATGGAAAAAAATTTCAAGGCACCGGACTGAATAAACATTGCAAGTTTCTATTATTTACTTTCGCTTTCGAACAAATGGGTTTCGAACGCGTAGAACTTCGAGCCGACAATCGAAATACCAGAAGTAAAGCTGCGATGCAAAGCATCGGATGCACGGTAGAGGGTGTATTGCGACGTCATATGCCGGCACCAGAAGGCGGAAGAAGAGACAGCATCGTATTAAGTATTTTAGATGAAGAATGGAAGGATTCGGTGAAGGCGATGTTGAGGGGGAAGTTGTAA
- the obgE gene encoding GTPase ObgE: protein MAEQNFVDYVKICFRSGHGGAGFVHFFRSKHNPKGGPDGGNGGHGGHIILKGNAQLWTLLHLKYRKHIYAADGGNGSDNNCTGADADDVIVEVPLGTVAIDAETKTKMFEITEHGQTKILLHGGRGGKGNMFFTSATQQTPDYAQPGQEGIEAWKILELKVLADVGLVGFPNAGKSTLLSVVSAAKPEIANYPFTTLTPNLGIVKYRDDRSFVMADIPGIIENAHLGKGLGTRFLRHIERNSMLLFLIPCDSEDIAKEYQILLNELGQYNPELLDKPRLLAITKIDIADAEWTSLIEPELPKDLPHIFISAAAHKGIEELKDMIWKKLQE, encoded by the coding sequence GTGGCAGAACAAAATTTTGTAGACTATGTAAAAATTTGTTTTCGTTCAGGACACGGAGGAGCGGGATTTGTACATTTTTTTCGAAGCAAACACAATCCAAAAGGTGGACCCGATGGAGGTAATGGTGGTCACGGAGGACACATCATACTCAAGGGTAATGCCCAACTATGGACCTTATTGCATTTAAAATATAGAAAACATATTTATGCTGCTGATGGGGGTAATGGCAGTGACAATAATTGCACCGGTGCTGATGCAGATGACGTCATCGTGGAAGTCCCCTTGGGTACTGTAGCCATTGATGCAGAGACTAAAACAAAAATGTTCGAGATCACTGAGCATGGTCAAACGAAAATATTACTGCATGGTGGTCGAGGTGGAAAAGGAAATATGTTTTTTACCTCTGCAACACAACAAACACCCGATTATGCACAACCTGGACAAGAAGGCATTGAAGCCTGGAAAATATTAGAATTAAAAGTTCTTGCAGATGTAGGATTGGTTGGTTTTCCAAATGCCGGAAAGTCCACATTATTATCAGTCGTTTCTGCTGCGAAACCGGAGATAGCGAATTATCCATTTACCACATTAACCCCTAATCTTGGTATCGTAAAATATCGCGATGACCGTTCGTTTGTAATGGCAGATATTCCAGGGATCATCGAGAATGCGCATTTAGGTAAGGGCCTTGGTACACGTTTTTTACGGCATATAGAACGCAACAGTATGTTGTTGTTTTTAATCCCTTGCGATAGTGAAGATATTGCTAAAGAATATCAAATTCTATTAAACGAATTAGGACAATACAATCCTGAATTACTCGACAAACCAAGACTATTGGCCATTACTAAAATCGATATCGCTGATGCAGAATGGACCAGCCTCATTGAACCTGAATTACCTAAAGATCTGCCACATATATTTATTTCTGCTGCTGCGCACAAGGGCATAGAAGAACTGAAGGATATGATTTGGAAAAAACTTCAGGAATAA
- a CDS encoding C40 family peptidase, whose protein sequence is MVVHTGILRFIFILGIVCCLQSCSSTPKYTYSKTKTHSDTSKDAKLREVIVTLGRELIGTPYRKGGKTEKGFDCSGLVIYVCGRMDIDLASCAADQAKCGKTVSLDHAKPGDLIYFGQKGHIHHVGIISANQKSNLSIIHSSSSQGVIEENILKSDYWIKRIKLIKDLSSYPRDKRISQN, encoded by the coding sequence ATGGTTGTTCATACTGGAATATTGCGCTTTATCTTTATTTTAGGCATCGTATGTTGCCTACAATCGTGTTCTTCTACACCTAAATATACCTATTCAAAGACAAAAACTCACTCAGATACGTCCAAGGATGCTAAATTGAGAGAAGTCATTGTGACTTTAGGGCGCGAATTAATCGGAACTCCGTACCGCAAAGGTGGAAAGACTGAAAAAGGATTTGATTGTAGCGGCTTGGTCATCTATGTATGTGGACGGATGGACATAGATTTGGCTTCCTGCGCAGCGGATCAGGCTAAATGCGGTAAAACGGTGTCCTTGGATCATGCGAAGCCCGGGGATCTCATTTATTTTGGACAAAAAGGTCACATTCACCATGTGGGTATTATTTCTGCCAATCAAAAATCAAATCTTTCAATCATACATAGTTCTTCATCCCAAGGGGTTATTGAAGAAAATATTCTAAAATCGGACTATTGGATTAAAAGAATCAAGTTGATTAAAGATCTGTCGAGTTATCCCAGAGATAAAAGAATCAGTCAAAATTAG
- a CDS encoding adenylate kinase, translating to MFHLILFGPPGSGKGTQAAKLVEKYNLVHISTGDLFRAEMSQKTELGLKALEFMNQGILVPDEITIGMLRHKVESIQGVAGFIYDGFPRTIPQAQALDAMLAEKGEAIHQLIALEVSDDEIVKRILNRGQSSGRADDNDEEIIRKRMDEYRKKTSEVYNYYQGFNKSTLINGEGSIDEIFDGLCSVMDQC from the coding sequence ATGTTTCATTTAATACTCTTTGGCCCTCCAGGTAGTGGTAAGGGCACCCAAGCAGCTAAATTGGTAGAAAAATATAATTTAGTTCATATTTCGACTGGTGATTTGTTTCGTGCAGAGATGTCTCAAAAAACAGAATTGGGATTAAAAGCTTTAGAATTTATGAATCAGGGGATACTAGTTCCTGATGAAATCACAATAGGAATGTTGCGTCACAAGGTAGAATCCATTCAAGGTGTGGCAGGATTTATATACGATGGCTTTCCAAGAACGATTCCGCAAGCTCAGGCTTTAGATGCCATGTTGGCTGAAAAAGGGGAGGCTATTCATCAATTGATTGCACTGGAAGTCTCTGACGATGAAATTGTAAAGCGGATATTAAATCGCGGACAATCTTCAGGTAGGGCGGATGATAATGATGAAGAGATTATACGCAAACGGATGGATGAATACAGGAAAAAAACTTCTGAAGTGTATAATTACTACCAAGGATTTAACAAATCAACGTTAATTAACGGAGAAGGAAGTATAGATGAAATTTTTGATGGATTGTGTTCAGTAATGGATCAATGTTAA
- a CDS encoding PKD domain-containing protein, with the protein MKLLYSLCLVVLITNHLLAQDIIAPSVKNDAADVTLKNMFTKYEIVSIDVPAIQKLLSSKGVYHKVNIQLGNNKKWTLDLFEYDLLKPNYYLQLAQKNNNRRVPKDDRIKTYHCSLNASHDAMSSITIADHFFYGYIVDHGIEYFFEPLSGLVENAPKDQLIFYQSNDAINNPNVKSAVVDAHENRSIILSQKNNSKRSVPACYGFDIAIANDYTVYQKRGTGTEAWCVGVLANAATLFDNEFLVGIELNLSTVFIATDTATDPWDGVNNINTHLDVHKAWGNAGGYGSADYAMAVAWSTKYTAGAVGLTWIGALCNENKYMVLSDFGGGPSVLRNLQAHHTGHVCNAQNDAGSTTIMGTCVVCETWSNQSINVISAFVENASCAIGCSTLGNPPVASFKASNTTLCISNSNTVQFTDQSTENPYQWEWSFPGGTPSASNLKNPSVVYKTRGVYDVTLKVTNVAGTDIVTINQMIDVEAPPVSAFDVQIIESDITTKNNSKYGSTYIWKFGDGEISSDFEPIHTYKKEGVYNLTLEVINRCGSTKKTFKVTIAAQNIANFSANTQRACAPYKVQYKNLSAPTATDYLWEFPGGIPSSSKDKNPPEIEYTIPGTYDVKLTACNATTTMTKVNKNYISIDAMPSPSFSTSITGIQVFFTNTSQYGNIYEWNFGDDSTSTEASPIHQYSKEGEYNVRLKVHNSCGTVELLETVTVLLIPKIDFTVEKNEVCAGDAIKLFDASSKDVKSWFWQFEGTNKDTSSVQYPTIVYHKQGTYSVKLEVKNSNGTNQLEKQQFIKVVSPVQCPDRTKKKIKLEKGRE; encoded by the coding sequence ATGAAACTCCTTTATTCACTTTGTTTGGTTGTTTTGATAACAAACCATCTACTCGCTCAGGACATTATTGCTCCTTCTGTTAAGAACGATGCCGCCGACGTTACATTGAAGAACATGTTTACTAAGTATGAAATTGTATCAATCGATGTACCCGCCATTCAAAAATTATTAAGCTCCAAAGGGGTATACCACAAAGTGAACATTCAATTGGGAAACAATAAAAAATGGACCTTAGACTTGTTTGAATATGACTTATTGAAACCCAATTATTATTTACAATTGGCTCAAAAGAATAATAATAGAAGAGTCCCAAAAGATGATAGAATTAAGACTTATCATTGTTCATTAAATGCATCACATGATGCTATGAGCAGTATAACCATTGCAGATCATTTCTTTTACGGCTATATAGTAGATCATGGTATTGAATATTTTTTTGAACCGCTGAGCGGACTTGTAGAAAATGCGCCCAAAGACCAATTGATCTTCTATCAATCCAATGATGCAATCAACAATCCTAATGTAAAAAGTGCTGTAGTAGATGCTCATGAAAATAGATCTATAATCTTGAGTCAAAAAAACAATTCAAAGAGATCGGTACCAGCTTGCTATGGTTTTGATATTGCTATTGCAAATGACTATACCGTTTACCAAAAAAGAGGAACGGGTACGGAAGCATGGTGCGTAGGTGTATTAGCAAATGCGGCTACTTTATTTGACAATGAATTTCTAGTAGGAATTGAATTAAATTTATCGACTGTTTTTATTGCTACTGATACTGCTACAGATCCATGGGATGGGGTCAACAATATTAATACACATTTGGATGTACATAAAGCTTGGGGAAATGCGGGTGGATATGGTAGTGCGGATTATGCTATGGCTGTAGCTTGGAGCACCAAATATACTGCAGGTGCTGTCGGTTTGACTTGGATAGGTGCATTATGTAACGAAAATAAATATATGGTGTTGAGTGATTTTGGAGGAGGTCCAAGTGTTCTTCGGAATTTACAGGCACATCATACAGGTCATGTTTGTAATGCACAAAATGATGCCGGATCAACCACTATTATGGGAACTTGTGTTGTTTGCGAAACATGGTCTAATCAATCTATTAATGTAATTAGTGCCTTTGTAGAAAACGCTTCTTGTGCTATAGGTTGTAGCACATTAGGAAATCCACCTGTAGCTTCATTTAAAGCTTCGAATACAACACTATGCATATCCAATTCAAATACCGTACAATTTACAGATCAATCAACAGAAAATCCATATCAATGGGAGTGGTCGTTTCCTGGAGGAACGCCTTCAGCTTCTAATTTAAAAAATCCATCTGTTGTATATAAAACTCGGGGAGTCTATGATGTAACACTAAAAGTGACCAATGTTGCGGGTACTGATATAGTTACAATAAATCAAATGATTGACGTTGAAGCACCTCCTGTTTCTGCCTTCGATGTTCAAATTATTGAATCTGACATTACCACTAAAAACAACTCAAAGTATGGCAGTACTTATATTTGGAAATTTGGAGATGGTGAAATTTCTTCAGATTTTGAACCCATTCATACTTATAAAAAGGAAGGTGTCTATAATCTTACTTTAGAAGTTATTAATCGATGCGGTTCTACAAAGAAGACTTTTAAAGTAACTATTGCTGCACAAAATATTGCAAACTTTTCTGCCAATACTCAAAGGGCCTGTGCTCCATATAAAGTACAATACAAAAATCTATCAGCGCCAACCGCTACAGATTATTTATGGGAATTCCCAGGAGGAATACCTTCAAGTTCTAAAGACAAGAATCCACCAGAAATTGAATATACCATTCCGGGTACTTATGATGTTAAATTAACTGCTTGTAATGCTACAACAACCATGACTAAAGTCAATAAAAATTATATTAGCATAGATGCAATGCCTTCACCTTCTTTTTCAACTAGCATTACAGGCATTCAAGTTTTCTTTACGAACACCAGTCAATATGGAAATATCTATGAATGGAATTTTGGTGATGACTCTACAAGTACAGAAGCTTCGCCCATTCATCAATATAGTAAAGAAGGCGAATACAATGTAAGGCTCAAAGTACACAACTCATGTGGTACAGTAGAACTCCTTGAAACCGTCACGGTACTTCTCATTCCTAAGATAGATTTCACGGTTGAAAAAAATGAGGTCTGTGCTGGTGATGCAATTAAATTATTTGATGCATCTTCCAAAGATGTCAAATCATGGTTCTGGCAATTTGAAGGCACTAATAAAGATACTTCTTCGGTTCAATATCCTACTATTGTTTATCATAAACAAGGTACTTATAGTGTCAAACTAGAAGTAAAAAATTCCAATGGCACAAATCAATTGGAAAAACAACAATTTATTAAAGTGGTTTCACCAGTGCAGTGTCCGGATAGAACTAAGAAGAAAATAAAATTAGAAAAAGGAAGGGAGTAA
- a CDS encoding nitrilase family protein, with amino-acid sequence MSSLSLALVQTSLVWEHPKENRLHFELMIREQCPPGTDLIILPEMFTTGFTMNNVVLAEEMEGETIQWLKKIAHQHQAAIMGSLIISESGRYFNRLVFIQPDSDDIQTYDKRHLFTLAKEDKYYTAGTQKLMIEYKQWKIMPIICYDLRFPVWMRNTEAVDLIICVANFPERRRKAWISLLPARAIENVCYVLGLNRIGQDGLDIPYAGDSGIWDYEGNQMLDLGHQDTIGMMSLNKDKMTVFRRAYPFLNDRDKFYIEI; translated from the coding sequence ATGTCTTCATTATCATTAGCATTGGTTCAAACGTCATTGGTGTGGGAGCATCCCAAAGAGAACAGATTACATTTTGAACTCATGATCCGGGAACAATGCCCACCAGGAACTGACCTCATCATTTTACCGGAGATGTTTACAACCGGATTCACCATGAACAATGTAGTCTTGGCAGAAGAGATGGAAGGCGAAACCATTCAATGGTTAAAAAAAATAGCTCATCAACACCAAGCTGCCATTATGGGAAGTCTGATTATTAGTGAATCAGGTCGATACTTCAACAGACTTGTATTTATACAGCCGGACTCAGACGATATCCAGACTTATGATAAAAGACACCTGTTTACCTTGGCCAAAGAAGATAAGTATTACACAGCCGGAACTCAGAAATTGATGATCGAATACAAGCAATGGAAGATTATGCCGATCATTTGTTATGATTTAAGATTTCCGGTTTGGATGCGCAATACAGAGGCAGTAGATCTCATAATCTGTGTAGCCAATTTCCCTGAACGCAGACGCAAAGCATGGATATCTTTGTTGCCTGCAAGAGCCATCGAAAATGTGTGTTATGTGCTTGGCCTCAATCGGATTGGGCAAGATGGCTTGGACATTCCTTATGCTGGGGATTCCGGAATTTGGGATTATGAAGGAAATCAAATGCTTGATTTGGGGCATCAGGATACTATTGGAATGATGAGCTTAAATAAGGATAAAATGACGGTGTTTAGGCGTGCTTACCCTTTCCTTAATGACCGGGATAAATTTTATATAGAAATATAA